The Frondihabitans peucedani genome segment GCCGGCTCGGGCCGCGGTCTCGACGAGCCGCTCGCCGCGGGCGAGTCGCAGCTCGCGGAGGCGTCGGCCGAGCACCTCCCGCAGCAGCGGTTCGAGCTCCGGGCCGGCATCGCGCGTCGTCTTCGAGGCCTCGTCCATGGCGTCAGCCAAGCAGGGCGCCGGGGCGGGCGCGAGCCGTTCCGCCCACAGCAGAACGCGTCCGGCACGGGGCGGGCGCGGAGCAGGCGCGGAGCGGGCGCAGCCTCGGCCCGGCACGACGTCAGGGCGCAGGCGTCGCCGTCGGCGCGGGCACGTCGCGGAACGTGTCGGGGTGGCTGCCGAGCCACGACCAGTGCGGCAGCGGCCAGGTGATGACGACGGCGCGCCCGACGATGTCCTTCTCGGGCACGAAGCCGCCCGTCGGCAGCGACTGGTGGAACCGGCTGTCCTCGGAGTTCCCCCGGTTGTCGCCCTCGACCCAGACCGACCCCGCCGGGACGGTGACCGAGAACGCCGCGTCGGCGCTCTTCGTCTGGAAGGCGTTCTCGGGCTCCTTCACGTACGGCTCGGTCAGCGCGTGCCCGTTCACGACGGTCTGGCTCGAGGTCGTGCAGCACGACACCCGGTCGCCGGGCAGCCCGATCACGCGCTTGACGAGGTTGTTCCCGTCGGCGAGCTCGGCTCCCTGCAGCCAGCCGCCCGGGTCGGTGAACACGACGACGTCGCCGCGCTTCAGGGGCTGCACCTTCGGCACCAGCTCGTCGACGACGATCCTGTCGTTGATCTGCAGGGTGTTCTCCATCGACCCCGAGGGGATGTAGAAGGACCGGACGACGTAGGTCTTGAGCACGAACGAGATCACGAGGGCGGCGAGCAGGATCACGACGAGGTCGCGGACGAACCGCGCGGGCCGGCGGGTGCGGCGGGAGGGCATGCGGCGACTCTAGCCGCCCTGGAGGAGGCGGTTGTCGTGAGCGTAGACGACGAGCTGCACCCGGTCGCGGAGCCCGAGTTTGCCGAGCACGCTCGACACGTGCGTCTTCACGGTCGACTCGCTGACGAACTCGCGCGTGGCGATCTCGGTGTTCGAGAAGCCGCGGGCGGCGAGCTCGAAGATGGTGCGCTCGCGGTTGGTCAGCGTGCGGAACGCGGGCGGCGGCGGAGGCGGCGGGGCCGCCTGCACGTCGAGGCCGAAGAGCTGGCCGAGCTCGTCGGGGGCGAGCACGCTGCTGCCGGCGTGCACCGCGCGGACGGCGGCGGCGAGGAACGCCGGCGTGGCGTCCTTCAGCAGGAAGCCGCTGGCTCCGGCGCGGATGGCGGTGGCGGCCGCGGCGTCGAGCGCGAAGGTCGTCAGGACGATGACGCGGGGCGGATCCTGCGGGCCGTCCGGTCCGAACAGGGCGCGGACGGTCTGGAGCCCGTCGAGGACCGGCATCCGCATGTCGAGCAGGACGATGTCGGGGCGGGTCCCGGCGATGACCGCGAGGCCCTCCGCGCCGTCGGACGCCTCGCCGACGACCTCCATGTCGCCCTGCGCGTCGAGGGCGACGCGCACGCCGCCGCGGAACAGCTCCTGGTCGTCGACCAGCACGATCCTGATCATGCGTCCTCCTTCGGGGTGGTGGTCACGGCCTGGCCGGGTTCGGCGGGATCGGCGGTCGCCGGCACGGGGATCCTGGCGCGCGCCGTGAAGACGCCCTCCAGGCCCTCCGCCTCGAGGAACCCGCCGACGGCCGTCACCCGGGCCCGCATCCCCTCGACGCCGAGCCCGCCGCCCTCGGCGACCCTCCCGACGACGGCGTTCTCGACCTCCAGCACGACGTCGCCCGACCGCCACGACTCGGCGAAGAGCACCGGCTCGCCGGGGGCGCCGTGCCGGAGCGCGTTGGTCAGCATCTCCTGCGCGACGCGCCGCACCACGACCGACCGCGCAGGATCGAGGACCCGCCGCTCGCCGCGCAGCCGGTGCTCGATGACGACCCCTGCCGCACGGACCTGCTCGACCAGCGCGGTGAGATCCTGCGGCGCGTCGTCGGCGACCGGGGTCGAGGTCCCGCTCAGGACCTCGCGGACCTCTCGGAGGGATCTCCTGGCGGTGTCCGCGATGGTCGCGTTGACGGCCCGGATCCGGTCGGTGTCGTCGAGGAACTCGACGGAGTCGGCCTGCGCGATGATGACCGCGAGCGAGTGGCCGACGATGTCGTGCACGTCGCGCGCCATCGAGGCCCGGGCGCGCTCCTCGGCGGCGACGTCGAGGGCCCGGTGCGCCTCGGACTCGGCCACGAGGCGGAGCTCCGACTCGTCGTTCCGGGAGAAGAAGAACCGGACCGTGAGGCCGATGAGCCACGCCAGGCCGAGGACGGCCGGCGGGGCTAGCAGGACGATGATGGTCTGCGCGTAGGAGCCGTAGGCGAACTCGGTGAAGCGCGCGCCGGTCCGGTACAGGTAGACGGAGGCGATGACCCCGCCGAAGACGACGGACACGCCTCCGGCGTAGATCTGCCAGCGGTTGCCGACCCGGGCGACCGCGTAGAGGACAAGCACGTAGGTGAGCGCGATGAGACTCGGCCGCTCGCCGAGCCAGAGCTCGAACACGGCCAGGATCCAGGTGGCCGCGAGGGCGGTGCCGGGCATCGACCGCCGGAGTGCCGTGGCGACGATCGCCAAGAGGACGGTGATGAGGTGCGGACGCGTCAGGTCGATCCAGCCGGGGACGAGCCCGAGGACGGCGATGATCAGACCGGTGACGAGATCGACGCGGAACACGCGCGACGAGAACAGCCGCGCCCAGTCGATCGTCATCGGTTCACCCGCCCTCCCCCGACGACCCTAGCGGCCCCCTCGCCGACGGCCGACTCGATCAACTCCGTGAGGAGGTCGCGGTAGCCGAGCCCTGCGGCGGCGAAGCTCCGCGGCACCTGCGACTCCGAGGTGAAGCCCGGTGCGGTGTTGACCTCGTTGAGCACCGGCCCGGCCTCGGTGAGGAAGAAGTCGACGCGGGCGACCCCGCGGCAGCCGAGGCCGTCGAAGAGGGTCAGCGCACAGGTCTCGAGGGCCTCGAGGTCGACTGCGTCCAGCGGGGCCGGGATGCGGAGATCGGCCGACCCGCCGTACTTGGTGTCGAAGTCGAAGACGCCGTCGACGACGATCTCGACCGCGGGTCCGGTGCGGAGGCCGTCCGGGCCCAGGATCACGGGGATGTCGATCTCCCGTCCCGACACCAGCTCCTCGACGAGGACCCGGTCGTCGAGCTCGAACGCGTCGGCCAGCGCGGCCGCGAGATCAGCGGGATCGCGCACCAGGGCCACGCCGTGGCTCGAACCCCCGGTCACGGGTTTGACGACGACGGGGCCGGACCAGACGTGATCCTGCGCCGTTCGAGGCGTGAGCAGGATCCCGGGGGCTGTGGCGATCCCGAGCGCCTCCGCGACGAGCTTGGTCACCCACTTGTCCATGCCCGAGGCGCCAGCGAGGACGCCCGATCCCACGTAGGGGAGGCCGACGAGATCGCAGAGTGCCGCGATCGTGCCGTCCTCGCCGCCGCGGCCGTGGAGCATCGGGACAGCGACGTCGCAGGAGGCGAGCGCCGTCACGGCCCCGGCGAGATCGAGGCTGCGGCCGTCGGGATCGGTCCAGCAGTTCGTGCGCTCGAGGGTCAGCGGGACGGCCACGTAGCGGTCGGGATCGAGGGCTGCCGCGACGCCGCGCGCCGACGCCAGCGAGATGTCGTGCTCGCTGCTGCGGCCGCCGCCGAGGACGGCGACGCGCCTCCGCGCGCTCACGCGGACCTCCGCTCGGTGCGGCGTCGTTCCCACGCGGCGCCCGACGCGGCCGAGCCGACGACGACGCGGGGCAGGGCGCGGCCGACCGAGGTGACGACATCCTGCGGGATCGTGCCGGCCCAGGCCGCCCACTCGGCGACTGTCGGTGCGGTGGCCGACTCCGGCGATCCCGCGGCGCTCGCGCGAGGTGCTCCGAAGACGGTCACGGGATCGCCGGGTCGCGCCGGCCCGTCCGGACCGAGGTCGACCACGAGCGCGTTCATCGACATCGGCCCGACGACCGGGACTCGGCGGCCTGTTACCAGGACCTCCGGTCCCGATCCCGCTGCCGATCCCGCCGTGCGCGGGCGCAGGGCCGTCGCCGCGCGAGGGAGGCCGTCGGCGTACCCGACCGGCACGAGGCCGAGGCGCGTGGCCCGGTCGGACCGCCAGAGGTGCCCGTAGCCCGACGCCGTGCCTGCGGCCACCTCGCGGACGTCGAGGAGCGGCGCGGTCAGCGTCATGGCGCCGCGGAGCTCCGTCGTCGCAGTGAGGTCGATCCCGACCGTTCCCGCGCCGACCCGCACGAGGGTGCCCGGCGTCTCCGGCGCCGTCAGCACCGCGGACGTCGCCCCGAGGTGCGTGATCGTCGGCCGCAGACCCGCGGCCCGCGCCACCGCGAGAGCGCGCTCGAAGGCGAGACGCTGCGCGCCGTTCGCCAGGTGACCCGGGACGTCGGCCGACGCCAGGTGGCTCATGAGGCCGACCACGGCGATCCTGCGCTTCCGCTCGGCGTCGGCGAGGAGGGCCGCAGCGCGCACCCAGTCGGCCTCGGCGAACCCCTCGCGGGCGAGGCCCGTGTCGACATTGAGGTGCACGCGGACCCGGCGGCTCGAGCGCGCCACCGCAGCGAGATCGTCGAAGGAGCCGATGGCGAGGTCGATGCACTCGCCGGCTGCGACACCGGGATCGATCTCGCCGTCGTGGAGCCAGCTCAGGATGGGAACGCCGATCCCCGCCTCGCGGAGGGCGACGCCGTGGCCGATCCCGGTGACGCCGACCCAGCTCGCGCCGCCCCGGACGGCCGCGTGGGCGAGCGTGGCTGCGCCGTGACCGTACCCGTCGCCCTTGACGACGACCAGCAGCTCCTTCGGGGTCCGGGCTGCGAGGAGGCGCGTGTTGTCGGAGATCGCGTCGGTGTCGATCTCGAGCAGGATCGGGGATCGCCCGGCGACCCGGAGCGTCTGCGGCCGGTTCACGCGACGACCTCCAGCCGGTCGACCGGTCCGTACAGCGCCTCGGCAGCACCGGTCATCAGCGCCCAGTAGCGGTCGCCGTAGCTCCAGTGCCACCACTCGGTCGGGTAGTTGACGAGACCTTCTCCGCCGAGAGCGGCGGCGAGCGTCTCGCGGTTCGCGCGGGCGTCGTCCGAGATGTTCGTGGCGGCGAAGTAGCAGGCGCCGGAGCTCTGCTCGGGGGTGGCGTCGACCTCGGTGCCGAGGTCGAGGGGGCGGGCGCCTCGGCCGACGAGGGTGAGGTCGACGGCCGCGCCCGCGACGTGCGGCGCCACCTCGAGCGGCGAGACGAAGCGGCTGGTGAGAGTGCGGAGCCGGTCGGCGTCGACCGCGGGATGGAGCTTCCGCAGGCGGCCGGAGTAGCTGCGGATGATCGCGAGCTGGTCTCGGGGCGAGCGGTGCCCTTCGACGACGCGGAGGGCGAACCCGGCGGGGAGCGCTGCGGCCGCCGCCTCGAGCCGGTCGGCGAGCGAGCGGCGGACGAGGGCGCCGGCGTCGCCGAACGCGCGTCCGAGCCGGACGAGGGGCTCGCCGTCGTCGGCGACCGGGATCCGGGAGACGAGGGGGTCGGAGAGGAGAACGATCATGCTCCGAAGCTATGAGGAGCCTGTGCCGGAGCGCTTCGGTCCGGAGTCGCCGCCGCCGGTCCTGCAGGCGGAGGCGCCTCGTCCTCGCGGACGACGCCGCCTCCGTCAGCCGCTCCCCCTCGAGCGGGCCGAATTGCACGCTCTCGGCCCGAGAATCGTGCACCTCGGCCCTCTCGCGGCCCCGCTCGCCACTGCAGGAGATTCTCCCGCGGCCCCCTCCCGATCCCACTGGAACGGAGCCCGAGGCGAGAATCTCATGCGTTGCGTCGGCGAGGCAGGAGTTCGATGGGCCCATGCCCGAGACACCGCCGTTCGTCGGCGAGGTGCAGCCGCCCGCCCTCCACCTGATGACGCTGAACCTGCGCCGCCGGATGCCCGCGTGGCGGCCAGGGCGCGCCGACCGCTGGGAGACGCGGCGGCCGGCGCTGGCGCGGCTCCTCGAGGTGGAGCGCCCGAGCATCCTCGGGCTGCAGGAGGTGCTGCCCGACCAGTCGCGCGAGGTCGAGGCGATGCTCGGCGACGGGTACGTCTCGGCGGGCTCCGGCCGCGAGCGCGGAGGCCTCGGCGAGCGCTGCGAGCTGCACGTCGACGCGGAGCGCCTGCGGATCGTCGGGGAGCGCACGTGGTGGCTCTCCAACTCCCCCGGCGTGCCCGGCAGCCGCTCCTTCGGCAACCTCTTCCCGCGGATCGTCGTCCAGGTCGAGCTCCAGGACAGGGCGACCCTCACGCGATTCCACGTGCTGGTCACGCACCTCGACCACCTCTCGGAGCGGTCCCGTCGGGCTGCTGCCGGCCTCATCCGAGCGGAGGTCGAGAGCCTCGACGCGCCCGCGGCCGTCCTCGGCGACTTCAACACGGGCGCAGGATCGGCGACCCACCGCGCCCTGACCGGAGGCCCGCTCGCCGACTCGTTCGACCTGGCCCGCGAGCGCCTGGACCCCGGCTTCGGCAGCTACTCGCACTACCGGCCACCGCGGGTGGGTGCCCGGCGCCTGGACTGGATCCTGGTCTCCAGGGGCACCGCCGTCGATGCGGCCGGGGTCGACGCCGCTCGGCCGCTGGGGGTCGCCGTGTCGGATCACGATCCGGTGCACGCCGTCGTCCGCTGGGACGCGGGAGCCGACGGAGGAGCACCATCGGAGGGGTGAGTGCGATCAGTCAGGCCTTCCTCCGTCGACCCTCGAGTGCCTCGGAGGTGGCCGCCGACGTCGTCCGGGCCCTCACCGTCGTGAGCGTGGTGGTGGCGACCGTCGGCTGGGGCGCGATCGAGTTCGCCGTGTTCATGCTCGCGCTCCTCGGCACGCTGGTGCCGCGGGCTCTCGGGGCGCGGGGCGCCCTCGACGTCGCGACGGGGGTGAGCTGCCTCGTTGCGGCGTGGAGCAACGTGTTCCACCTCTACACGCGGGTGATCGGCTGGGACAAGCTCGTCCACGGCGTCCTCACCGGGTGCCTCGTGGCGCTCCTGGTCCTGATCGCGCAGCGCATCCGCTTCCTGCCCGCGCTCGACGGGCACCGCGCCGCGCATGCGGCCTCAGCGACCCTCGTCGGCCTGGGCCTCGGCTCGCTCTGGGAGATGGGCGAGTGGGCCGGGCACACCTTCATCGACCCCGGGATCGTCGTCGGCTACGTCGACACGGTCGGCGATCTCGCCTACGACGGGCTCGGCGGTCTCGTGGCGGGGCTGGCGCTGCCGTTCCTCCTTCACCGCGACGGCGACGACGACCGGCCGGTCAGTGCGGCAGTCCGCGAGAGCGCGCTCAGCCGCTGACGTCGGCGGAGGGCCACCCGGCGCGCCAGTCGCAGCCACGGCAGGTCGTGAGGCCAGTGCACGACCACGGTGCTGAATCCCCGCCGGACCCGGAGCGCCCCGCCGCCGCCGATCAGCGGACGCATCGAGATTCCCGAGCGGAGCTGCGGCAGGAGCCGGATCCGGTACCGCCGGCCGAGGTGGTACGAGAGGTCGAAGTCGTCGTGGAGGCGGTCGGAGTCGTGCACCTCGTCGCGGACCTGCTCCCAGGCCTCCCGCCGCATGGCGAAGTTGGAGCCGAAGACCGGGACATGGGTGAGGGCGAGGCCCGCGAGCGCGTAGTAGGCGCCGAGGTAGAGGAGGGCGGCGATCCTGCGGGCCCGCCTCGGTCCGTCGGTGAAGATCGAGCGGCCGGTGACGACGTCGACCGCGGCGTCGGACGAGAAGGCCTCGACGAGGGTCTCGATCCAGTCGGCGGGGAGGCGGGTGTCGGCGTCGATGCGCGCGATGACGTCGCCCCGGGCGCGGTCGTAGCCGGTGCGGCTGGCCGCCGCGATGCCCGGTGTGCCCTGGTAGAGGACCGTCGCGCCCCCTTTGGCTGCGGTCTCCGCCGAGTCGTCGGACGACCCGTTGTCGACCACGAGCACCTCGAGCGGGGCGACCGTCTGCCGGGCGAGCGAGGCGAGGCAGCGCTCGAGGGGGCGCGCGTCGTCCTTCACGGGCACGACGACGGAGACGGTCGGGCGGTCGTGCGTGGTCACGACGTGAACGGTAGTCGCCGGCGCTGATCGGCGCCGAACGCGGAAGACCCCGCCGAGACGGGTCTCGACGGGGTCTTCCGAGCAGGTGCTCCGGGGCCGCTACTACGCGGTCACGGCCTCCTCACGGTGCGGCAGCTTCCAGCCGGGCCGCACGTAGTGGCACGTGTAGCCGTAGGGGTCTTTCTCGAGGTAGTCCTGGTGCTCCTCCTCGGCCTCCCAGAAGGGGCCCGCGGCGGTGACCTCGGTGACGACCTTGCCCGGCCAGAGGCCGGAGGCGTCGACATCGGCGATGGTGTCGAGCGCCACGCGCTTCTGCTCGTCGGAGGTGTAGAAGACCGCCGAGCGGTAGCTCACGCCGACGTCGTTGCCCTGGCGGTCCTTCGTCGACGGGTCGTGGATCTGGAAGAAGAACTCCAGGAGGTCACGGTAGCTGATGACCGAGGGGTCGAAGACGATCTCGACCGACTCGGCGTGCGTGCCGTGGTTGCGGTAGGTGGCGTTCGGGGTGTCGCCGCCCGAGTAGCCGACGCGGGTCGAGATGACGCCCGGACGGCGGCGGAGCAGCTGCTGCGCGCCCCAGAAGCATCCGCCGGCGAGGATCGCTGTGTCGGTGGTGGTCATTGGGTTCCTCCCTGTTCGTGCCGCTGGCTGTGGCACCACAGCCTCCAACAGCGAAGGGGCGCAGGATGTTCCTCATGCAGCGCCTCCCGTTCGACGCCGTCCTGCTCGCCGGCGGTCGCGCCTCCCGCCTGGGCGGCGCCGACAAGACCGCGTTCACCGTGGGCGGCCGCACCCTCCTCGACCTCGCGCTCGAAGCCGCGCAGGATGCCCGGGCCACCGCCGTGGTCGGCCTCCGCCCCGGCACCGCTCCCCCGCCGCACGCGATCCTGACCCGCGAGAGCCCGCCGTGGTCGGGTCCGGTCGCCGCCCTGGGCGCCGGTCTGCGGTCGCTCGGCGCCACCTCCTCCCCCCGCACGCTGGTG includes the following:
- a CDS encoding response regulator transcription factor; amino-acid sequence: MIRIVLVDDQELFRGGVRVALDAQGDMEVVGEASDGAEGLAVIAGTRPDIVLLDMRMPVLDGLQTVRALFGPDGPQDPPRVIVLTTFALDAAAATAIRAGASGFLLKDATPAFLAAAVRAVHAGSSVLAPDELGQLFGLDVQAAPPPPPPPAFRTLTNRERTIFELAARGFSNTEIATREFVSESTVKTHVSSVLGKLGLRDRVQLVVYAHDNRLLQGG
- a CDS encoding M15 family metallopeptidase — encoded protein: MIVLLSDPLVSRIPVADDGEPLVRLGRAFGDAGALVRRSLADRLEAAAAALPAGFALRVVEGHRSPRDQLAIIRSYSGRLRKLHPAVDADRLRTLTSRFVSPLEVAPHVAGAAVDLTLVGRGARPLDLGTEVDATPEQSSGACYFAATNISDDARANRETLAAALGGEGLVNYPTEWWHWSYGDRYWALMTGAAEALYGPVDRLEVVA
- a CDS encoding sensor histidine kinase — encoded protein: MTIDWARLFSSRVFRVDLVTGLIIAVLGLVPGWIDLTRPHLITVLLAIVATALRRSMPGTALAATWILAVFELWLGERPSLIALTYVLVLYAVARVGNRWQIYAGGVSVVFGGVIASVYLYRTGARFTEFAYGSYAQTIIVLLAPPAVLGLAWLIGLTVRFFFSRNDESELRLVAESEAHRALDVAAEERARASMARDVHDIVGHSLAVIIAQADSVEFLDDTDRIRAVNATIADTARRSLREVREVLSGTSTPVADDAPQDLTALVEQVRAAGVVIEHRLRGERRVLDPARSVVVRRVAQEMLTNALRHGAPGEPVLFAESWRSGDVVLEVENAVVGRVAEGGGLGVEGMRARVTAVGGFLEAEGLEGVFTARARIPVPATADPAEPGQAVTTTPKEDA
- the lepB gene encoding signal peptidase I; its protein translation is MPSRRTRRPARFVRDLVVILLAALVISFVLKTYVVRSFYIPSGSMENTLQINDRIVVDELVPKVQPLKRGDVVVFTDPGGWLQGAELADGNNLVKRVIGLPGDRVSCCTTSSQTVVNGHALTEPYVKEPENAFQTKSADAAFSVTVPAGSVWVEGDNRGNSEDSRFHQSLPTGGFVPEKDIVGRAVVITWPLPHWSWLGSHPDTFRDVPAPTATPAP
- a CDS encoding glycosyltransferase family 2 protein — encoded protein: MTTHDRPTVSVVVPVKDDARPLERCLASLARQTVAPLEVLVVDNGSSDDSAETAAKGGATVLYQGTPGIAAASRTGYDRARGDVIARIDADTRLPADWIETLVEAFSSDAAVDVVTGRSIFTDGPRRARRIAALLYLGAYYALAGLALTHVPVFGSNFAMRREAWEQVRDEVHDSDRLHDDFDLSYHLGRRYRIRLLPQLRSGISMRPLIGGGGALRVRRGFSTVVVHWPHDLPWLRLARRVALRRRQRLSALSRTAALTGRSSSPSR
- a CDS encoding D-alanine--D-alanine ligase family protein, translating into MSARRRVAVLGGGRSSEHDISLASARGVAAALDPDRYVAVPLTLERTNCWTDPDGRSLDLAGAVTALASCDVAVPMLHGRGGEDGTIAALCDLVGLPYVGSGVLAGASGMDKWVTKLVAEALGIATAPGILLTPRTAQDHVWSGPVVVKPVTGGSSHGVALVRDPADLAAALADAFELDDRVLVEELVSGREIDIPVILGPDGLRTGPAVEIVVDGVFDFDTKYGGSADLRIPAPLDAVDLEALETCALTLFDGLGCRGVARVDFFLTEAGPVLNEVNTAPGFTSESQVPRSFAAAGLGYRDLLTELIESAVGEGAARVVGGGRVNR
- a CDS encoding endonuclease/exonuclease/phosphatase family protein: MPETPPFVGEVQPPALHLMTLNLRRRMPAWRPGRADRWETRRPALARLLEVERPSILGLQEVLPDQSREVEAMLGDGYVSAGSGRERGGLGERCELHVDAERLRIVGERTWWLSNSPGVPGSRSFGNLFPRIVVQVELQDRATLTRFHVLVTHLDHLSERSRRAAAGLIRAEVESLDAPAAVLGDFNTGAGSATHRALTGGPLADSFDLARERLDPGFGSYSHYRPPRVGARRLDWILVSRGTAVDAAGVDAARPLGVAVSDHDPVHAVVRWDAGADGGAPSEG
- the alr gene encoding alanine racemase, yielding MNRPQTLRVAGRSPILLEIDTDAISDNTRLLAARTPKELLVVVKGDGYGHGAATLAHAAVRGGASWVGVTGIGHGVALREAGIGVPILSWLHDGEIDPGVAAGECIDLAIGSFDDLAAVARSSRRVRVHLNVDTGLAREGFAEADWVRAAALLADAERKRRIAVVGLMSHLASADVPGHLANGAQRLAFERALAVARAAGLRPTITHLGATSAVLTAPETPGTLVRVGAGTVGIDLTATTELRGAMTLTAPLLDVREVAAGTASGYGHLWRSDRATRLGLVPVGYADGLPRAATALRPRTAGSAAGSGPEVLVTGRRVPVVGPMSMNALVVDLGPDGPARPGDPVTVFGAPRASAAGSPESATAPTVAEWAAWAGTIPQDVVTSVGRALPRVVVGSAASGAAWERRRTERRSA
- the msrA gene encoding peptide-methionine (S)-S-oxide reductase MsrA, with the protein product MTTTDTAILAGGCFWGAQQLLRRRPGVISTRVGYSGGDTPNATYRNHGTHAESVEIVFDPSVISYRDLLEFFFQIHDPSTKDRQGNDVGVSYRSAVFYTSDEQKRVALDTIADVDASGLWPGKVVTEVTAAGPFWEAEEEHQDYLEKDPYGYTCHYVRPGWKLPHREEAVTA